Proteins from one Staphylococcus sp. IVB6214 genomic window:
- a CDS encoding head-tail connector protein: MGLEEIKQWLYIDHNLDDKLIETLIASAESELELSGVPQYSKDDKGYPLYCIAIRYIIARDFETRGFIESNSYNKQFNEKALKSMILKLKNW; the protein is encoded by the coding sequence ATGGGTTTAGAAGAAATCAAGCAATGGTTGTATATTGACCACAATTTAGATGATAAATTGATTGAAACTTTGATAGCATCAGCAGAATCTGAATTAGAATTGAGCGGAGTACCACAATATTCGAAAGATGATAAGGGGTACCCGCTTTATTGCATTGCTATCAGATACATTATTGCGCGAGATTTTGAAACACGAGGTTTCATTGAAAGCAATTCTTATAATAAACAATTCAATGAAAAAGCATTGAAAAGTATGATATTGAAGT